From Streptomonospora salina, the proteins below share one genomic window:
- a CDS encoding DUF6879 family protein encodes MLERISAIPALPGPKLARPAYHRDFAAEFTELTGILWKLERGQTYQEHGDASWEAFVAGDWERSLVLNDRERDGARAEAASLREQGVELRRLRIVEKPVTPYVQWEMQYFRILAEEGFPLRVLEADRIAEHERSGPLPDLNLLGERVLYHIVQEPDGTPAGARRIDDPESIAGVRRAMESLFDQAEPVLEYFHREIAPLPAPTVTT; translated from the coding sequence ATGCTTGAACGAATCTCCGCGATCCCCGCCCTCCCCGGTCCGAAGCTGGCCCGCCCCGCCTACCACCGGGACTTCGCCGCCGAGTTCACCGAGCTCACCGGCATCCTCTGGAAGCTGGAACGCGGCCAGACGTACCAGGAGCACGGCGACGCGAGCTGGGAGGCGTTCGTCGCCGGCGACTGGGAGCGCTCGCTCGTGCTCAACGACCGGGAACGCGACGGCGCCCGCGCCGAAGCGGCGTCCCTGCGCGAGCAGGGCGTGGAGCTCCGGCGGTTGCGCATCGTCGAGAAGCCGGTCACGCCCTACGTGCAGTGGGAGATGCAGTACTTCCGCATCCTGGCCGAGGAGGGCTTCCCGCTGCGGGTCCTGGAAGCCGACCGCATCGCCGAACACGAGCGTTCCGGTCCGCTACCGGACCTGAATCTCCTCGGTGAGCGCGTGCTGTACCACATCGTCCAAGAGCCCGACGGAACGCCCGCGGGAGCCCGGCGCATCGACGACCCCGAAAGCATCGCGGGGGTGCGCCGCGCGATGGAGTCGCTCTTCGACCAAGCGGAGCCCGTCCTGGAGTACTTCCACCGCGAGATCGCGCCGCTGCCCGCCCCGACCGTAACCACATGA
- a CDS encoding helix-turn-helix domain-containing protein: MAEKAHPVWGRFGAEVRRLRVNAGASQDQLARTSNVSSSMVSAIERGTRSTKRDQAESLDAALATDGRLTRLWENLVKQESVPDWFQHVVALEHQASELRMYHTSLVPGLLQTADYARTVLRYGRPWDCEDAIERLVKSRMERQEVLAKEDRPLLWTVVDEVVVRRAVGTPGMMHEQLAQLLKLTDSQQSRLQIIPEKPLGHPGLSGPFRLMSFHDKPTVAYVEHMLGGELVDQPDDVRHCSTIFGALQAEALSPRASADLIREVEGALDD, encoded by the coding sequence ATGGCTGAGAAGGCGCATCCCGTGTGGGGCCGGTTTGGTGCTGAAGTTCGGCGCCTGCGCGTGAACGCAGGCGCATCTCAAGATCAACTTGCCAGAACCAGCAATGTTTCCTCGTCGATGGTGAGTGCGATCGAGCGAGGGACACGATCGACAAAGCGGGACCAAGCGGAGTCCCTCGATGCGGCTCTCGCTACAGACGGCCGTCTCACTCGTCTTTGGGAGAACCTTGTCAAGCAAGAATCGGTGCCCGATTGGTTTCAGCATGTCGTAGCGCTTGAGCACCAGGCGAGCGAGCTTCGGATGTACCACACGTCGCTTGTCCCAGGGCTTCTGCAGACGGCTGACTACGCTCGTACGGTCCTGCGCTACGGGCGCCCCTGGGACTGCGAGGACGCCATTGAGCGCCTTGTAAAGTCACGCATGGAGCGGCAGGAGGTACTTGCCAAAGAGGATCGGCCCTTGCTGTGGACGGTGGTTGACGAGGTGGTGGTGCGCCGCGCAGTGGGAACTCCAGGAATGATGCACGAGCAACTCGCTCAGCTGCTGAAGCTCACCGACAGTCAACAGAGCCGACTGCAGATCATCCCCGAGAAGCCTCTCGGCCACCCTGGACTGTCAGGACCTTTTCGGCTGATGTCGTTCCACGACAAGCCGACTGTTGCCTACGTCGAACACATGCTGGGGGGAGAACTTGTAGATCAACCGGATGATGTCCGGCATTGCAGCACTATCTTTGGTGCGTTGCAGGCCGAGGCGCTATCCCCAAGAGCCTCTGCCGACCTGATTCGTGAAGTTGAAGGAGCACTGGATGATTGA
- a CDS encoding CDP-alcohol phosphatidyltransferase family protein, translated as MLRLAGVPVFLWLVLVPQADWWALGLLAFAGISDWLDGKIARIWDQASRLGALLDPMADRLYIFAALLGLVVRGIVPWWLMAVLVLRDGLMLLSLPVLRHYGYGTLPVNFAGKAATLCLLYSFPLLFLAGYAGIVGDGARIVGWAFALWGTAIYWWAGLLYAVQGRRLIAQSRRADRPSGTGDDPVPGVAATSGGDSRAGAEPGQPEQTAPGRGCGPPSSGTTDRKGATSPP; from the coding sequence ATGCTGCGCCTGGCGGGTGTGCCGGTGTTCCTGTGGCTGGTGCTGGTGCCCCAGGCCGACTGGTGGGCGCTGGGTCTGCTGGCGTTCGCGGGGATCTCCGACTGGCTGGACGGCAAGATCGCCCGGATCTGGGACCAGGCGAGCCGCCTGGGCGCGCTCCTGGACCCTATGGCCGACCGCCTCTACATCTTCGCCGCGCTGCTGGGCCTGGTGGTGCGCGGCATCGTGCCGTGGTGGCTGATGGCGGTGCTGGTGCTGCGCGACGGGTTGATGCTGCTGTCGCTTCCGGTGCTGCGCCACTACGGCTACGGAACCCTTCCGGTGAATTTCGCCGGTAAGGCGGCTACACTCTGCCTGCTCTATTCCTTCCCATTGTTGTTCCTCGCCGGATACGCCGGAATAGTCGGCGATGGGGCGCGGATTGTGGGTTGGGCGTTCGCTCTCTGGGGAACGGCTATCTATTGGTGGGCCGGGCTGTTGTACGCGGTGCAGGGGCGGCGATTGATCGCGCAGTCCCGACGGGCCGACCGTCCGTCCGGCACGGGTGACGACCCCGTGCCGGGGGTAGCGGCCACATCCGGCGGCGACAGCCGTGCGGGCGCGGAACCGGGGCAGCCGGAGCAGACGGCTCCCGGCCGCGGCTGCGGGCCACCGTCCAGCGGCACGACCGATAGG
- a CDS encoding cory-CC-star protein, translating to MTGAWQRLRSAWRRIERVHEEWFASRWRHVLRREARTQHDTLRAMLLLQTLGVEDPAAYETLDLIPYMVADLHEWHQRMGRETFGDEGVCC from the coding sequence ATGACCGGCGCGTGGCAGCGGCTGCGCAGCGCGTGGCGCCGGATCGAGAGGGTCCACGAGGAGTGGTTCGCCTCCCGTTGGCGCCACGTGCTGCGCCGCGAAGCCCGCACCCAGCACGACACGCTGCGGGCCATGCTGCTGCTGCAGACACTGGGTGTGGAGGATCCCGCCGCCTATGAGACCCTCGATCTGATCCCGTACATGGTTGCTGACCTGCACGAATGGCATCAGCGCATGGGGCGGGAGACGTTCGGCGACGAGGGAGTGTGCTGCTGA
- a CDS encoding ArsA family ATPase, translating into MGDDGRPLVFFGGKGGVGKTTLAAATALALAEEGRRTLVVSTDPAHSLGDALLMRLGDAPRRVAPNLWAAEPDADAAVRRRVKQVTDDAYAALPREIMPAVQRHLGHAAAGPGMAESALNDLLIDTMDRVPGEWDRLVVDSAPTGHLLKMLHMPALMTPWLQGLARQREKAVDADRFAAGVVGGSAEPEPDPLLGTLNARRRRLERAARRLREDAAVHLVLLPRRMVLAETERAADELAGAGFHLGPVVLNQVPERPDAAVVEAVRRRFGACGIRRCALSEQEPTGVDRLRGIALERL; encoded by the coding sequence ATCGGCGACGACGGGCGCCCGCTGGTCTTCTTCGGCGGCAAGGGGGGCGTCGGGAAGACGACCCTGGCCGCCGCCACCGCCCTCGCCCTGGCGGAGGAGGGCCGGCGGACCCTGGTGGTCTCCACCGACCCGGCCCATTCGCTCGGCGATGCGCTCCTGATGCGGTTGGGCGACGCTCCGCGCCGCGTCGCACCGAACCTGTGGGCGGCCGAGCCCGACGCCGACGCCGCCGTGCGCCGGCGCGTCAAGCAGGTCACCGACGACGCTTACGCCGCGCTGCCGCGCGAGATCATGCCCGCCGTCCAGCGCCACCTCGGCCACGCCGCGGCCGGTCCGGGGATGGCCGAGTCCGCGCTCAACGACCTGTTGATCGACACGATGGACCGGGTGCCCGGCGAATGGGACCGCCTGGTGGTCGACAGCGCGCCCACCGGCCACCTGCTGAAGATGCTGCACATGCCCGCGCTGATGACCCCGTGGCTGCAGGGGCTGGCGCGCCAGCGCGAGAAGGCCGTCGACGCCGATCGCTTCGCCGCCGGCGTGGTCGGCGGCTCCGCCGAGCCCGAGCCCGACCCGCTGCTGGGCACGCTCAACGCCCGCCGGCGGCGGCTGGAGCGCGCCGCCCGCCGGTTGCGCGAGGACGCCGCGGTGCACCTGGTGCTGCTGCCGCGGCGGATGGTGCTGGCCGAAACCGAGCGGGCCGCCGACGAGCTGGCCGGGGCCGGCTTCCACCTGGGTCCGGTCGTGCTCAACCAGGTGCCCGAGCGTCCCGACGCCGCGGTGGTGGAGGCGGTGCGCCGCCGCTTCGGCGCATGCGGGATCCGCCGCTGCGCGCTGAGCGAGCAGGAGCCCACCGGGGTCGATCGGCTGCGCGGGATCGCGCTGGAGCGGCTGTGA
- a CDS encoding type I restriction endonuclease subunit R yields MPAGRLRRPRTSSESERWTPDRSHAAGDERCLVDRPPHFAHGPSSGAAAPSGPEWHLVEKPVIDQLTAMGWTHLPGSRQSSAATGRASFRETILQDRLKAVMRRINLDDGGGEWLDEGRLEQALSALTRPQARTLVEVNEELTAKLIVGTEVDGVEGWHQGRTQTVRFIDFDEPANNEFLVVNQFAVDGPGAVGADRIVPDLVLFVNGIPLVVIEAKSPNTAAPIAAAADQLRRYANQRTDVPAEGNERLFHTNQFVVAAAGETARAAGFTAEPEHYAEWKTTDPVAEDQVAAEIGAAGPEDLNNRHRQVAGMLRPGVLLDLVRHFTLFMERGPRKVKVVARYQQYRAVRRAIERMLTKPTRRQDGELDRRGGIIWHTQGSGKSLTMVFLVRAMRSHPQLTGFKVVVVTDRTQLQDQLAATMALTGESSDTVTRVAEIEERLAVPGKGLYFAMIQKYLGESGGGSGEGARGEDEDVEETEEDGDAADAVPADENEAASVDGAADPAEHPRPARAAQRRPRRAEIAPQLEAVDESENVLILVDEAHRSQTSQLHANLMAALPNAARIGFTGTPIIMGDKERFTGKIFGEFIDSYTIKQSEADGATVPILYEGRTAMAHVRDGNDLDEIFEDLFDATPAQLDELKRRYATKNHVLVAEQMIRAKAESMLRHYVGVVLPNGFKAQVVAVSRVAAVRYQQALTEARDVLVAELDALPAELRTPQAAETDHEYDPATARRIGALPYRDTIARLGAAAVVSGAHNDGKDWKEWTDKSRQDANIAEFLKPLPSGPDADPAETSPLAFLAVKSMLLTGFDAPNEQVLYLDRHIKQAELLQAVARVNRTARAKRAGYVIDYYGVAEHLKTALAAYAAEDVEGVLTSVKDEVPLLRERHERVRRVFTIRGLERFTTDAEREECVQVLEDDRVRMEFFNAFKEFTRSLETVLPRPEAREFGADAKAFGAIGEAARRRYRADDGFDASLYGGKVRKLIDDYVRVHDIRTKIPPQSITDSGFDAKVAELPSDRAKASEMQHALRHHINENIDSDPEFYAKFSERPEQVLESLGENWPAQVEALSKLKEDVLAGRRDDGGTGLDPETEAPFYDLLVSELAGDGASPPSDELKRRLVEKTTEVSGMMRGKIELAGYSAYQGRKLRNQVTRALAGCQVNGVVVIDMEHAKNLAPRLVDLAERKFTPPR; encoded by the coding sequence GTGCCTGCTGGCAGACTGAGACGTCCGAGAACCAGCAGTGAAAGCGAACGCTGGACGCCGGATCGCTCCCACGCCGCCGGCGACGAGAGGTGCCTTGTTGACCGCCCCCCCCACTTCGCCCACGGTCCCTCCTCCGGAGCCGCTGCGCCTTCCGGACCGGAATGGCACCTCGTCGAGAAGCCCGTGATCGACCAGCTCACCGCTATGGGTTGGACCCACCTGCCCGGCTCGCGGCAGAGCTCCGCCGCGACAGGGCGTGCCTCCTTCCGCGAGACGATTCTGCAGGATCGGCTGAAGGCGGTCATGCGCCGCATCAACCTCGACGACGGCGGGGGCGAGTGGCTGGACGAGGGACGTCTGGAACAGGCCCTCAGCGCTCTGACCCGGCCGCAGGCGCGCACCCTCGTCGAGGTCAACGAGGAGCTGACCGCCAAACTGATCGTCGGCACCGAGGTCGACGGTGTCGAAGGCTGGCACCAGGGCCGCACCCAGACGGTGCGCTTCATCGACTTCGACGAGCCCGCCAACAACGAGTTCCTGGTCGTCAACCAGTTCGCCGTCGACGGCCCGGGCGCGGTGGGCGCCGACCGGATCGTGCCCGACCTCGTGCTGTTCGTGAACGGTATCCCCCTCGTGGTCATCGAGGCCAAGAGCCCCAACACGGCCGCCCCGATCGCTGCAGCAGCCGACCAGCTGCGCCGCTACGCCAACCAGCGCACCGATGTCCCCGCCGAGGGCAACGAGCGGCTTTTCCACACCAACCAGTTCGTGGTGGCCGCCGCGGGCGAGACCGCCCGCGCCGCCGGATTCACGGCCGAGCCCGAGCACTACGCCGAGTGGAAGACCACCGATCCGGTCGCGGAGGACCAGGTCGCCGCCGAGATCGGCGCGGCCGGCCCGGAGGATCTCAACAACCGGCACCGGCAGGTCGCGGGAATGCTGCGCCCAGGCGTGCTGCTGGACCTCGTGCGCCACTTCACCCTGTTCATGGAGCGCGGCCCCCGCAAGGTCAAGGTGGTCGCCCGTTACCAGCAGTACCGCGCCGTGCGCCGCGCGATCGAGCGGATGCTCACGAAGCCGACCCGGCGCCAGGACGGCGAACTCGACCGGCGCGGCGGCATCATCTGGCACACCCAGGGCTCCGGCAAGAGCCTCACCATGGTGTTCCTCGTGCGCGCGATGCGCTCGCACCCGCAGCTGACCGGCTTCAAGGTCGTCGTGGTCACCGACCGCACGCAGCTGCAGGACCAGCTCGCAGCGACGATGGCGCTCACCGGGGAGAGCAGCGACACCGTCACCAGGGTCGCCGAGATCGAGGAGCGACTGGCCGTGCCCGGCAAGGGCCTGTACTTCGCGATGATCCAGAAGTACCTGGGTGAATCCGGCGGCGGTAGCGGTGAGGGAGCCCGTGGCGAAGACGAGGACGTCGAGGAGACCGAGGAGGACGGCGACGCCGCGGACGCCGTCCCCGCCGACGAGAACGAGGCGGCCTCCGTCGACGGCGCTGCAGACCCGGCCGAACACCCTCGACCGGCCCGCGCCGCCCAGCGCCGTCCCCGCCGCGCAGAGATCGCGCCGCAGCTGGAGGCCGTCGACGAGTCCGAGAACGTCCTCATCCTGGTCGACGAGGCGCACCGGTCGCAGACCTCGCAGCTGCACGCCAACCTCATGGCGGCGCTGCCCAACGCCGCGCGGATCGGCTTCACCGGCACGCCCATCATCATGGGCGACAAGGAGCGCTTCACCGGCAAGATCTTCGGCGAGTTCATCGACTCCTACACCATCAAGCAGTCCGAGGCCGACGGTGCGACCGTGCCCATCCTGTACGAGGGCCGCACCGCCATGGCCCACGTGCGCGACGGCAACGACCTCGACGAGATCTTCGAGGACCTGTTCGACGCCACCCCCGCCCAGCTCGACGAGCTCAAACGCCGCTACGCTACCAAGAACCACGTGCTCGTAGCCGAGCAGATGATCCGCGCCAAGGCCGAGAGCATGCTGCGGCACTATGTCGGCGTGGTCCTGCCCAACGGGTTCAAGGCCCAGGTCGTGGCCGTGTCTCGGGTCGCCGCGGTGCGTTACCAACAGGCGCTGACCGAGGCCCGCGACGTCCTGGTCGCCGAGCTCGACGCGCTGCCCGCCGAACTGCGCACCCCGCAGGCCGCCGAGACGGACCACGAGTACGACCCCGCCACGGCGCGACGGATCGGCGCCTTGCCCTACCGCGACACCATCGCCCGGCTCGGCGCCGCCGCCGTCGTCTCCGGGGCGCACAACGACGGCAAAGACTGGAAGGAGTGGACCGACAAGTCCCGCCAGGACGCCAACATCGCCGAGTTCCTCAAGCCGCTGCCGAGCGGTCCCGATGCCGATCCCGCCGAGACCAGCCCGCTGGCGTTCCTCGCCGTCAAGTCCATGCTGCTCACCGGATTCGACGCACCCAACGAGCAGGTGCTCTACCTCGACCGCCACATCAAGCAGGCCGAGCTGCTGCAGGCCGTCGCACGCGTCAACCGCACCGCACGCGCCAAGCGCGCCGGCTACGTCATCGACTACTACGGCGTCGCCGAGCACCTGAAGACCGCCCTCGCCGCCTACGCCGCCGAGGACGTGGAGGGCGTACTCACCAGCGTCAAGGACGAGGTTCCGCTGCTGCGCGAGCGGCACGAGCGGGTGCGGCGCGTGTTCACCATCCGCGGCCTGGAGCGCTTCACCACCGACGCCGAGCGCGAGGAGTGCGTCCAGGTATTGGAGGACGACCGTGTCCGCATGGAGTTCTTCAACGCCTTCAAGGAGTTCACCCGCAGTCTGGAGACGGTGCTGCCCCGACCGGAGGCCCGCGAGTTCGGCGCCGACGCCAAAGCGTTCGGCGCCATCGGGGAGGCGGCACGCCGCCGCTACCGCGCCGACGACGGGTTCGACGCCTCGCTGTACGGCGGCAAGGTACGCAAGCTCATCGACGACTACGTGCGGGTGCACGACATCCGCACGAAGATCCCGCCGCAGTCCATCACCGACTCCGGCTTCGACGCCAAGGTCGCGGAACTGCCCTCGGATCGGGCCAAGGCCTCCGAGATGCAGCACGCGCTGCGCCACCACATCAACGAGAACATCGACTCCGACCCCGAGTTCTACGCCAAGTTCTCCGAGCGGCCGGAGCAGGTGCTGGAGAGCCTCGGCGAGAACTGGCCCGCACAGGTCGAGGCCTTGAGCAAGCTCAAGGAGGACGTCCTGGCCGGTCGCCGGGACGACGGCGGCACCGGGCTCGACCCCGAGACCGAGGCGCCGTTCTACGATCTGCTCGTGAGCGAGCTCGCCGGCGACGGCGCCTCCCCGCCCTCCGATGAGCTGAAGCGACGCCTGGTGGAGAAAACTACGGAGGTGAGCGGCATGATGCGCGGCAAGATCGAGCTCGCCGGCTACAGCGCGTACCAAGGGCGGAAGCTGCGCAACCAGGTGACGCGCGCACTCGCCGGGTGCCAGGTGAACGGCGTCGTGGTCATCGACATGGAACACGCCAAGAATCTGGCGCCCCGCCTGGTCGACCTCGCCGAGCGCAAGTTCACTCCGCCGCGCTGA
- a CDS encoding carbon starvation CstA family protein yields the protein MPAAVVMVVVLAIFALGYRYYSAYLAKRVYALDPAYVTPAHTQRDGIDFVPTNKHIVFSHHFISVAGAAPIVGPAVAVFWGWGPALLWVVLGTVFAAGVHDFGALAVSVRHKAKSIGTLAGEVISARSRVLFLLILFFLLTMVNAVFAVVIGNLLDGNPKAVLPVLVTIPMAIALGQLVYRRRTAALLPSIICLVVVYAFIPLGIAVPVSLEPVAAAVGMSAQTLWVVLIFVYAFFASRLPVWLLLQPRDYVNQLQMVLALAVIFVGVVVGWDTIVAPVVNDVPAGSPPWFPLLFVTIACGAVSGFHSLVASGTTAKQLDKETDARYVGYLASSGEGALALCSILACTAGVVATAGQWDELYVDFGTASDGAVGNFVDGVAGFAGNLGVPLTVGAVFASIVVISFAATSLDTGVRLQRYIIQEIAEITGLRPLARNLTAATAMAVLIPLGLALIPGNFAFGTLWQLFGTTNQLTAGLALSVIAVWVTKNRRNPLAVLVPLVFLVVMTSWALIVNLQDFIASGEPMQMFLLAPLDLAIFVLAIWLIVEAAIALRRAFAHRGDPADSGAAAEEAAGTDEAQ from the coding sequence ATGCCAGCAGCCGTAGTCATGGTCGTGGTCCTCGCGATCTTCGCCCTGGGCTACCGGTACTACTCGGCGTATCTGGCCAAGCGCGTCTATGCGCTCGACCCGGCGTACGTGACACCGGCCCACACCCAACGCGACGGTATCGATTTCGTCCCCACCAACAAGCACATCGTCTTCAGCCACCATTTCATCTCGGTGGCCGGCGCCGCCCCGATCGTGGGGCCGGCCGTCGCCGTCTTCTGGGGATGGGGCCCGGCCCTGCTGTGGGTCGTGCTGGGCACGGTCTTCGCCGCCGGCGTGCACGACTTCGGTGCCCTGGCGGTATCCGTGCGCCACAAGGCCAAGAGTATCGGGACGCTGGCGGGCGAGGTGATCAGCGCCCGCTCGCGCGTGCTGTTCCTGCTGATCCTGTTCTTCCTGCTGACCATGGTCAACGCGGTCTTCGCGGTGGTCATCGGCAACCTGCTGGACGGCAACCCCAAAGCCGTGCTGCCGGTGCTGGTCACCATCCCGATGGCCATCGCCCTGGGCCAGCTCGTCTACCGCCGCCGCACCGCCGCGCTGCTGCCCTCGATCATCTGCCTGGTGGTCGTCTACGCCTTCATCCCGCTGGGCATCGCGGTGCCGGTGTCGCTGGAGCCGGTCGCCGCGGCGGTGGGCATGTCGGCGCAGACCCTGTGGGTCGTGCTGATCTTCGTCTACGCGTTCTTCGCGTCGCGCCTTCCGGTGTGGCTGCTGCTGCAGCCCCGGGACTACGTGAACCAGCTGCAGATGGTGCTGGCGCTGGCGGTCATCTTCGTCGGCGTGGTCGTGGGCTGGGACACCATCGTCGCCCCGGTGGTCAACGACGTGCCGGCCGGTTCGCCTCCGTGGTTCCCGCTGCTGTTCGTCACCATCGCCTGCGGCGCGGTCTCCGGGTTCCACAGCCTGGTCGCCTCCGGGACGACCGCCAAGCAGCTGGACAAGGAGACCGACGCCCGCTACGTGGGCTACCTGGCCTCCTCCGGCGAGGGTGCGCTGGCGCTGTGCTCGATCCTGGCCTGCACGGCCGGCGTGGTCGCCACCGCCGGCCAGTGGGACGAGCTCTACGTCGACTTCGGCACCGCCTCCGACGGCGCGGTGGGCAACTTCGTCGACGGTGTGGCCGGGTTCGCCGGCAACCTCGGCGTGCCCCTGACCGTGGGCGCGGTCTTCGCCTCGATCGTCGTGATCAGTTTCGCCGCCACCTCCTTGGACACCGGCGTGCGGCTGCAGCGCTACATCATCCAGGAGATCGCCGAGATCACCGGTCTCCGGCCGCTGGCCCGCAACCTGACGGCGGCTACGGCGATGGCGGTGCTGATCCCGCTGGGCCTGGCGCTGATCCCGGGCAACTTCGCCTTCGGGACGCTGTGGCAGCTGTTCGGCACCACCAACCAGCTCACCGCCGGCCTGGCGCTGTCGGTGATCGCGGTGTGGGTGACCAAGAACCGCCGCAACCCGCTCGCGGTGCTGGTGCCGCTGGTGTTCCTGGTGGTCATGACCTCCTGGGCGCTGATCGTGAACCTGCAGGACTTCATCGCTTCCGGCGAGCCCATGCAGATGTTCCTGCTCGCCCCGCTGGATCTGGCGATCTTCGTGCTGGCGATCTGGCTGATCGTCGAGGCCGCGATCGCGCTGCGCCGGGCCTTCGCCCACCGCGGCGACCCGGCCGACTCCGGAGCCGCGGCCGAGGAGGCCGCGGGAACCGACGAGGCGCAGTGA
- a CDS encoding M48 family metallopeptidase: protein MSAADSLPDQLRLDDLTFRVLRSPKRSTVGITVERDGSLLLRVPEHAPRPHVEAWVRRKRPWVLDKLAKKDLLLARQPDRSFVSGEGFDYLGRRYRLKIADDVESVHFAGGRIRMNPSVAQGPDPAAALIGWYTGRAHRRLPRRLRSWQEATGLHPGSLHVRDLGYRWGSLGKNRRLNLHWAIMQLPLTVIDYVLVHELAHLAVADHSPAFWDQVRAVVPDYEKRKERLAVLGAQLWLG from the coding sequence GTGTCTGCCGCCGACTCTTTGCCCGACCAGCTGCGCCTGGACGACCTGACGTTTCGCGTGCTGCGCTCCCCCAAGCGCTCGACCGTGGGGATCACCGTGGAGCGCGACGGCTCGCTCCTGCTGCGGGTGCCGGAGCATGCGCCGCGTCCCCACGTGGAGGCGTGGGTGCGGCGCAAGCGGCCCTGGGTCCTGGACAAACTCGCCAAGAAGGATCTGCTGCTCGCACGCCAGCCCGACCGCAGTTTCGTCTCCGGCGAGGGATTCGACTACCTGGGGCGCCGCTACCGGCTGAAGATCGCCGACGACGTCGAGAGCGTGCACTTCGCCGGCGGTCGCATCAGGATGAACCCGTCCGTGGCCCAAGGCCCCGACCCGGCGGCGGCGCTGATCGGCTGGTACACCGGACGCGCCCACCGCCGGCTGCCCCGGCGCCTGCGCTCCTGGCAGGAGGCCACCGGTCTGCACCCCGGCAGCCTGCACGTGCGCGACCTGGGCTACCGCTGGGGTTCGCTGGGCAAGAACCGGCGGCTGAACCTGCACTGGGCGATCATGCAGCTGCCGCTCACCGTCATCGACTACGTACTGGTCCACGAGCTCGCGCACCTGGCCGTGGCCGACCACTCCCCCGCCTTCTGGGACCAGGTCCGCGCGGTCGTGCCCGACTATGAGAAGCGCAAGGAGCGGCTGGCCGTGCTGGGGGCGCAGCTGTGGCTCGGGTGA
- a CDS encoding DUF6082 family protein — protein sequence MSRTSLAVIVVLLVAVAASLVGLSPLVLDVFRGGNSYWERLSFIGQTYGAASALLSVFAIIGVTATLVYQAREVKVAREEARRSAIGDLLKMAMEDPDFNECWGPTGLDEPFKDQRQHMYVNMVLSQWQTSYETGALGDKRLRAIAEEMFLGRVGRRFWEDTREIRMATSENRRARRFHEVLDEAYRNVAHLPIPNPDPPQDHREPSARHRLRRRITPLLWISLGAGSAAIAKKALARIPRS from the coding sequence GTGAGCCGAACATCCCTGGCCGTCATCGTCGTGCTGCTCGTGGCGGTGGCCGCTTCCCTGGTCGGACTGTCACCGCTGGTACTGGACGTCTTCCGAGGCGGGAACAGCTACTGGGAGCGGCTCAGCTTCATCGGACAGACCTACGGGGCCGCCTCGGCGCTGCTGTCGGTGTTCGCCATCATCGGGGTGACCGCGACGCTGGTGTACCAGGCGCGCGAGGTCAAGGTAGCCCGGGAGGAAGCGCGCCGCAGCGCGATCGGCGACCTGCTGAAGATGGCGATGGAGGACCCGGACTTCAACGAGTGCTGGGGGCCGACGGGGCTCGACGAACCGTTCAAGGACCAGCGGCAGCACATGTACGTCAACATGGTCCTCTCCCAGTGGCAGACGTCCTATGAGACGGGTGCGCTGGGCGACAAGCGGCTGCGCGCGATTGCCGAGGAGATGTTCCTCGGCCGGGTCGGCCGCAGGTTCTGGGAGGACACCCGCGAGATCCGGATGGCCACCTCGGAGAACAGGCGCGCCCGCCGCTTCCACGAGGTGCTCGACGAGGCGTACCGGAACGTCGCGCACCTGCCGATCCCCAACCCGGACCCGCCGCAGGATCACCGCGAGCCCTCCGCCCGTCATCGCCTGCGCCGCCGGATCACGCCTCTGCTCTGGATCTCCCTCGGTGCAGGCAGCGCGGCGATCGCGAAGAAGGCGTTGGCTCGGATCCCGAGGTCGTAG
- a CDS encoding DUF397 domain-containing protein, which produces MIDRNIWHKSSYSGASGGDCVEVAEWYKSSYSGAHGGNCVEVSGWRKSSYSKASGECVEVADTPRQIHVRDSQHREQGRLTFSASSWQAFLATLKAEEL; this is translated from the coding sequence ATGATTGACAGGAACATCTGGCATAAGTCCAGCTACAGCGGAGCCAGTGGTGGCGACTGTGTTGAAGTCGCTGAGTGGTACAAGTCCAGCTACAGCGGTGCCCACGGCGGCAATTGCGTAGAAGTTTCCGGCTGGCGCAAGAGCAGCTATTCCAAAGCAAGCGGTGAGTGCGTCGAGGTCGCCGACACTCCCCGCCAGATCCACGTCCGCGACTCCCAGCACCGCGAACAGGGCCGCCTCACCTTCTCCGCCTCCTCCTGGCAGGCCTTCCTCGCTACCCTCAAGGCCGAGGAGCTGTGA